The DNA window TATTCGCTTCGTTCCAACGCGAACTACTAGTCATCAGTCACCTCAATCTGTTCGGGCTAGACGGGTATTAAGTACTCAAGAGCTGCCTCGATCTTTGGTTAATCTAGAACATTAACTAATTTAATATAGGTTTCCTTTGGGTTTCTTTGTATGTAGTAACAATTTGTATACGTATGACCGAGAGATAGTAtggaaagggcaaaaaaaaaaaaaacacaacggAATTTCTACAGCTTTCTATGTGACTAGAAACCACATGTAATATTGAGGTTGATATGTAACATGTTGAAATTTACCTTTTCTGCCTACACTTCACTACTTTTCTATGAGTAAATAACTCTACAAACAAAACTTGAATCAAACGGATTAGATGTTCGGGAGCGAATTCCGTTAAAACCATACACCCGTAGATTGGTTTCTTAATTAACTTTACTTTGCGTAATTAGCATTTGGAGTGTTGAAGGTGGGTAACCAATAAAAAAACGCACATTAAACCAAACTCACAATTCCTTCATTTAACAAGATTTTGGAATGAATTATATagaccaataaaaaaaaagcactGAAAATAGGTATGTGTTTgtcttaaaaataaataaatataggtATGTGATCCTATTTCCCATCCACCTAGACGAATGAAATTGAATGGAAGGTAGAATCGAATGGGTTTGCGATGCTCATGCTACAAGGAGTTAAtctgaaaattttaatataatagaCAATAATAACGAGTACATAATAAAATCTTTTGAAAATATTGAACCTCTGCATATAAACCAATAAATAATAACTTAAATGCTTATTTTGTCATATagattttgatttcatttttttagaaACTTGGGTAACTTATAAACGGAAGGGCCCGATGAGCCATCAGATTTCGGTCCAATACTGTGGGCCGGAGGGTACGCCTACTACCTAGAACACGCAAAAGAAACCCTTAAACCGCGAAAAGAGGCGGTTAGAACTTGGAACAGAGGAGCTGGCGTCCCGCTCTCTGCGCTCCACGGCTCGTTTTCCACCACCGGCTCTCAATGATTGAGATAGAAACAGAAACCATGACGAAAATAGGGAGGCTGAAGAATCCTCCTTCTCCATCTTCTTTCATTTCGACTTCTGACTTTCGTTTCTGGAGCTTTTTTCactggaagaaaaagaaagatgacCGTTATAGATATTCTCTTCAGAATCGATTCAATTTGCAAGAAGTACGAAAAATACGACGTCGAGAAGCAGGGGGAGCTCAATGCGCATGGCGATGATGCCTTTGGTCGCCTCTACGCCTTTGTCGAGGCCGAGATTTACTCCGCTCTTCAAGTTCGACGCTCTTCCTCCGTCTCCAGtttattcttatttattttttatgtccattgtttgattgtttatgGAATTCTTaaacgaattttttttttccggaggaaaagagagaaaagaatgaATGGCATATTTGATTTAGGGATTTTATTTACAAGCGGAGGATATTTTGGAATGCGtgattaaattttaattttgcagAAATCTGAAACGGCATCAGGGGAGATGAATAGGGCTATTGCGGTAGCAATGAATGCAGAGGTTCGTCGAACCAAGGCTCGACTGATGGAAGAAGTGCCCAAGCTTCGAAAATTGGCTCAAAAAAGGGTGGGTTTCGTGTTTTCTGATTTCAAAAGCTCTCTGAAGTCGAATATTTATGCATAACTTTACCATTTAGTGACCCGGTTCATTCTCCCATACAGTGTAGAAACAGAGCAAAAAAAGGTTTTAATGGAAAACTTCTGTGTATTTTGAAATGTTAATGAAAGCTTTAGGGTGAAACAACATTTTTGAGAGTTGAAAAGTGGTGATCGCAGGTTAAAGGACTTTCTAGCGAAGACCAAGCTATTCGGTGTGATTTGGTTCTTGCATTGCCAGAGAGGATTCAAGCCATACCAGATGGGCCCATTGCTGCAGGCAAACAAAGTGGAGGATGGGCAACTTCTGGATCgcataaaaatatcaaatttgATTCACCTGGTAATTATTCCGCTAATGTTTCTTGTGTTACCGCGCATTTCagattggtatcttttagtttcATTCTATGCTTAAACTTTTCTTCTTTGACAACCAACCATCAGATGGAGATTTTGACAGTAATTTTTTCCAACAATCTGAAGAATCAAGTCAATTCAGACAGGAATATGAAATGCGGAAGTTAAAACAGGCATGTAAGACTTCTTATTTATTTGATCATCTTTATAGCataatcaaaagaatttaaagAGATTTTGTTTAGGGCTCTCCAGTTACCCTATGTTGCTGTATATTTTTATTTGAATGTGTGACATTAACGGCAGATCGAGGTTATAATACTATTTCAGATGGATGACTTCTATTGAATTTTatcattatatttaaaaaagatTGCAAGCTGATATTTGTATAGGGTGCTTCTGTTTGTCACCTACTCAGTTTTGTCATTTAATTCCATTTGACCTTTGCACAGGACCAAGGTCTTGATTTCATATCAGAGGGATTGGATACTTTGAAAAATTTAGCTCAAGACATGAATGAGGTTGGTTTTGGCTATGTAATTTGGTTTTGGTATTCTGTCAGAAAGGGACCTgctgatttttgttttattatgtcAGGAAATGGATAGGCAAGTTCCCCTAATGGATGAAATCGATACGAAGGTGAGAAGTTTTGTTTTTCAAGACACATCCTTCTCTTTTCCATGAGACCTTAAAGGCAAACAATTCTGTTTTGGGTAGTGCATCACCAGGACTATTGTGGTGCTTTTATAGGTGGACAAGGCAACATCTGATCTCAAGAACACCAACGTTAGGCTCAAGGAAACTCTTGTCCAGGTTGATTGTCTCTGTGAttgttaaaattttcatttctatGGTATAATGCGCGGAGATTTTGGTCCCTCCATTGATATGCATGATTTTACAATTGACCTTTTGTTGCTGCTCTTATTTTATTCAGCTGCGGTCGAGCCGAAACTTCTGCATTGATATTATTCTATTGTGTGTTCTACTGGGAGTTGCTTCCTACCTATACAAGTGAGCTACTCATTTCTCTCGTAGTATTGTTGGATAAAGACTCGATGTTGACATTCATATATTAACTAGCCTTTCTATCAGTTCTGGTTAATTTTAATGTCTCTTCTAAATGTTCTGATGCTTCTAGTTTCTTGGTTTCAATCAAGTGCTGAAATTACTTATTAATAATCTGTTATTTTTCTTATAGTTTATGGATGATTCAatgtcaaatataatatcagtTTTGCCTTATTCAAGTAAGACTCCAATTGCTAATCAGAGTTATGGAGTGTCATGCTGATTTGGTTGCATTAATCATTATGCATTTTAGAAGAACTTGTTTGTAGTTCAAAACATTATAGTGTGACACCGATGATGACCTCTGCTATTAATAATTGAACATCAATGAAATAGAATCATAAGTTTTTGTTATTATAAATGCTGCATAGGGATGTAAAGAGGTACTTGATTCTGATTCGAGCTGGGTTTTGTCAGGCTTAGGCTGTTTCCTGCAGTATTAAAATCTTGAGTagtttgttcttcttttccatATGTTTACACATCAATCTGGTGTACTATTGGTGGTAGACCATCATGTGACACTCTTTTTGCAGCTTTTCTTTACAACAAACTAAATAATATGAAACCCAAAGCTGTCGAGATTCTGCTGATTTTCTTAGCAAAATCTCCTTTCAGATTAGAACATTGTCTAACGTAATTTATTTCTGTATTTTTTGGGCAGCGCACTGAAATGAGGTGATTTAAAAGCTTCCTCCGAAATTGAAGGATGTTTGCGTATGTTTCGAGTATCCGAAGTTAACTTCTTTTTCGTTATTTACTTATTATTTTTGATCTCTccgaaaaaataattttaagttgACATGGATTAGATGTTGAAGAATTCAGTCTGTGATATCTTCTTACAAGAGTTTCTACTCCGATACTAAAGAATATACTGTGTCACTTTAATATGGTACAGTTCTTGCGTGCCatggaaaatcaaatagcaatCTAATGTATCAAAAGTTTTCTCCATCTATGTATCTAGAAAACATCTTAATTTGGAAGTTTGTGTTTAAACTAGACTACTTTTATTTTACATCTATACTTGTCGTCAAATGACACAGTAAATAGGCAGACAGCTATAAGGGCAGGCTCCACATACTCAAAGAACTATGAATTATGCTAATAATACAGACTACTATTTGGTTTGGTCGTTGCCATCCAGCATGAAGGCTGATCCACCAGCATGGCGTCACCTACATCTTAATGCTGTTCACCCTTGTGATCTTACTGCATGCGGTACCTGTATTAGATTATGCTTGTGTGAAGTGTTCCTGTGAGTGCCAATTCTTTTAGCTCCTGATAATCGATGATGCGATCTGTAGAGCTATGATTGTAGATGCTACTGAAGTTCACATCTTTGTCGGTCAGTGCCTGCCATAGTATATAATCCTCCTCTCTATCGTTGCTGTTCAGCTTCTTGTTGAATGGATTGATAATTTCGTAGCTTGTTTCCTCATCAGGCTTTCTTTCCAGTGGGTTAAAATAATAATCCAAGGAAGAAACTGCCATGGGAGGGTTCACTTTACCCCCCTCTCCATAAGCCATAGGGAAACTATTGGCATTGTTGCATCCTTGAAAGCTAACTCCTGATATGGCCTCCATGGAAGGTATAGGTTGACCAGCTAGTAGAGAAGCTAATACACAGCAATTTTTGTTTAAGCAATCTCTGATCATGTCATTGCAGTAGTCTGTATCTGATGGGCGTGCATGGCCATGCTCGATGTTTGGTACGGATCCCACAATCTCTGAGTTATGACTGCCTTGAATGTCACTTGTGCTTTTTAACATGTTCCCTTTCTGCCGAATTCGACAAAGTACCCACTCATCCAACTagcaaaacaaaaggcaaaGTATTATCGTTTGTTAGCTAGTTCGAACTCTACGGGGTGTTCCATTCCCTTTTGAGTAAGTAAAGTGGAGTGTTATACTAGCTACATATTATCAGAAGATCGGATGAGAGAAACTCAGAATTCTCGAGAGTTTAGGATTTTCATCCAATGTGGATGTGGAGACAGCACAAAAGTGTGGTGTGATGGGTATGGCAAAACCCCCAGAGATCCCTAGACAAATAATAACGCATTATATATTGTAATCAATGGTACATGCATGGTTTACCCTCATGGAGCCTTTGAACCTGGAGGGTTTAGTAACTGTGTCAAGCATTCTGTattcagtcataatccaatCCGTCTTGACTCCTTTGGGAGGCCGACCGATGTAAAACACGAGAGCCTTCTTCACTCCAATACTCTTTGATCCACGGCAAGTAAGTATAGGCTTATCCGTACCAGTTGCCTTCCAATAACCCGAACCTGCAGCCCTGTTTGGCCTCTCTCCTTTCGGGTACTTGCGATCTCTTGGACTGAAGAAGTACCACTCTTCTTCTCCAAACAGTGCCTTACCTGAACAAACAGATAacaattcaaaaagaaaaaaagaaaaaaatgaacgGAACAGGAGTGAATGATTACTATAGGGAACAGACTAGGTAGATCCCATGGATTATACTTATAGAGATCGATTTCTGCAATTACAGATGCTGGGAGTGGACGCGAAATCACTTTGTTTTGCAAGTAATGAATTATGAGTTCTTCATCGGATGGATGGAACCGAAAACCTGGAGGGAATTGGAAAGTTGAGCTTCCCATGTCCATTTCCATGGATCGATGAAGGCGACGAGGGAATCCAAGAAGATATCGAACTAAGGAGCTAGTTGTAATCACAAGAGAAACAGCGCCAATGCCTTTATATATTGGTGCAATTTCACGCACATGTGGACCTCGGAAGCAGCTAAAGTTAGGTGAAATGTTTAAATAAAGCGATAGATTTGGTTTTACTTGCTGGAATTGACAATTCTTTTGGAACCTTATTGGATGTAAAACCTTGGTCTCACGATATTTATTTAGTAATCCCTAAGATCATGCACGGCTGCAGGCCTAGGCTCGTATTTCGATTAATTATATTGCATTGGAGGCTCgtatatatattgattaaatTGCATGCTTTAGGGTTAAAATTGATTGCGTCGACTTGTTTAACAAATAACAATGTTTGATCTTCAAGAAATAGTGAATATATAACTCCCCAAAAATTTCAATTGCGCTTATATTAAGAACTGAGTTCAAGCTTTCCCTAGTCCCTTCTCATCAAATCATAGGGAAGGAACTACTGAGTACAATAGGGAAAGAGAAACGTGAAATCAAAGTAGGTGATAAAGTAGTTGTATATAAGATCCGTCTGTATAGATATCATCATCTACATCCAGAAAGCCACATGCTTCAATATCAATTTTTTAGCAAGGTATGAAATGTATCGTCAAATATGCGATATGATTCCACAAGATCTAGTTTTGTTCAAGTAAAGGATTCTAGCCAATAAAAAGGATAAGCTAGCGGCCAAACCGGTGCTAAATGGGACAGTTAAGTTGGTGGTACCGTGAGCTTATAAGCTAACGGCCAAACTGGTGCCAAATGGGGCAGTTAAGTTGGCTGTACTGCGAGCTTATAAACTACACGTCCCTAGCGTGGACAAAAAATATGGTTGACTGCTTAATTTGCATCATAATGTCTTCCATCGTCACTTATGCTGATTCAGGATACATGAGGAAAGCAAAAAAAGGTCTAAATCATGTTTTGATGGTGGCTAACAGTTTTCGGGCATTGATTCTAAGAATTGGATGTATTCTTGCGTGTTGGCCCACATCAATTGATACGAGTGTTCAAGAAATCAGACAAATAGCCATCATTTTCTTTAAATCCGGTAGAAGTTTCAATCCTGAAatttgtaaaaagaaaaaaagaagatgctATTGTTGGTTCTTTCCTTCACAAGAACATACTTGTCACCGCGCCAAAGTCTTCAATGAAGCACGAGTCTTTAGTTTGTTGATTGTTTGAAGACTTGATAAGGCCAAACATGACAACCAGGATATAGCTGCCTCGAACATTTGCCTTATTTGAAGGTGTGCGTCATGCGTCTCACACTATCCTTTGCCCTGACTTCACTCGCGCATTTTGTCGAGCACCAAGAAGCGCTTTCATGCACGTCATTTTCGATAGCCTCTTGAGCAGTTGACAGTTTTTAGTCAGCGAATCAATCTATCCCATTAGTGCTAAAACCAGAATCTTTCAAGATTAAACTAATCCTGATCAGGAAGAAGCATTCGGTCAGATGTATAGTCGACTGATTATACCCAAGATTTGACGCTGTCTTTAGTTTCGTTAGAGACAACCGACAAGACATCAAATGTTTCACGGCCCACAACTATGCCAATACCTTGTTTGAATCGCCCCTAAGTCTGTCATATTCtgtagaaaaaaatttcaaaatccagGCTGGTTTCGTCGCTCATACGTGGTTTATGATGCCTGTTGTCATTGTTATCGCACGCATGACGGGGATGCCGGATGCATTTTGGGAAGAAATGGCCGATCAAGCACCGCATAACAGGTAGGAGCCAAAGGCACGGGCACCTCgttcaaaaagaaattttaagaaaaatgacCCTAGCTGAAAGAACAATGGGCCCTTTCAATCACCGAGGCCCAGATCCAGCCCATTTGaagataatgaaaaaaaattagagagcTTTAGTTGCATTCagatttttactaaatacacccctTGTTAATATTAACCCATAAAAATTCTaaacttttataaatacacccaAACTACATAAATTTTAGACATTTTACAAACACACCCCGTAATCAACTCTGCCATTGTCGCCCATATAGTCGTTTATTAAGGTCATTCTCGAGTTGAAGCTTGTCGGAAACGTGAAATTTCGGTTCGTAGTTATCCCAAAATCGGTATTTCGAGACCAAAATCGTCCAAAAATGCATTGTACGGAATCAAACTAGGGTCGTCAATTTCCAATAGCGTCTTGACCGAAAAATGAGTGGAATGGAAGTGTCTTGCCGTGAGCAGTTCAAAGGTGGTGTTGATTTCCTCTAACAGTGGCCAACTTGTCCAGATCGAATCACTGTTCTCGCAGTGGTCATAGACTTTCCAACTTGATTTCAACGATTACGAAGAACGAAACTCATCGGGGTTGGCCGGGTTTAGTTCGTGGTGGCTTGGGCTTCAAGTTGATGGTGGTGGTCACTGGATTGGTGCTCAGACAACGACGACATCATGCTTGACCGTGGGTGctcatgaggaagaagaaagagatggtgaAGGGGTGGGGTGTAAAGAGCATGTGTCttaaaaaaagacaaagtcAAAGCAAAGTCAATAAAGTCGGGGTACACTTAATAAAAACCGGGGTGTGAATAAAGCtcccaaaaaaattgaataaccaAGGCCCATGTCCATGTCAAAGACTTGAAGTGCCACCTAGCCCACCTCGGACACTTGAAAGGTAAACTTAAGTCACACCCCTAAGTTTACTATAGACACTTCGTCAACTGATCTTTACAATGGATGGTCAACCTAAATGGGGGAGTCTTTAATAAAtttaggggtgtgactaaagtttattCACTTGAAACTtccaaaataaggaaaagaaacccATGGGCTTTGAGCTATTCGTGTAAAGCACCAAAGCCCATACTGTCACTGTCCTCGCGGACCATCAAAGGTCCAGTCCACTAGAGAAGTACACACATCTTGAACCCATTATTTTGGACAATATCATAATACGAAGCCCACTCGACTGAGCTAGTTGGATCAAAATATATGCTTCAGTCCATTgttctaaaaatttaaaataaaatatgccACATAGGTCAAGTCTATTAACATGCATTAGTGTTCATATGGACTTAAGTCTCTAAAATCTTAATAATCTAGTGCGTGTGCGTGAAGTTCACGGTGCATAATTCTTTTCTTACCTAAAATTTCATGAAAATTTAGTCATTGATAACTACAGCTAGGAATATTGAGGTATTATATACGTGTATAAAGTTACTTGCTTGTGAAACAATTAACTGCGTTAATTTGGAATAGTTTAGAAGCTAGTTAATTTGTCACCACGtcaaatatgaaatatatagTTAAgtagaattttcaaaatgaatacCAAGTACTTCACTCACAaagaatatcatatatatatatatatatatatatcatacttACTTTCTCCTGCaacagagagagacagagagagagaggatacagatgcaaccaaaagaaaagatagacaattattctcctcctCATCAAATTCATATTAAAATGCATGGTACGTACGTAATTAAGTACATGAATTTGCATTGCATGTGACGCTAGCTCCTAcgaatttttaattatttacaaaaaaattacaattctACGTAGTATTTTAAGGTATGACAGCAATCAAACTATGTGCATCCGCACTCACacgcgtgtgtgtgtgtatatatatatatacacacacacacacgtatatGTGTGTGGGGAAAGTACCTAAACGTAACACAGTTATGGGAAAATGGAGAAACATAATCCAAAAAACACGGCATCAATTCAAAGATGGAGGGACATTAGGGGAGGAACGATACGAATGCTTGAGTCCAAAAGTGGTTGAATAGAATCTTACGGAACAATTTCATTCATCTTTGTTtaatacattgtttttttttaaatcttgagAGATTGCTTTGTTTcctaaatttttagtttaattagCAATATGGAGCAAATAAAAAAACcacgaaaaataaaatatagaaacTGTTGAGATGTCACTTACGTACCCATATATTATATACACTATCCTTTGTTTAATGACACTATAagtatttaaattaaattaatttcatatttatacTTGCCGAATACTGTAACGTTGGTTCAAAATTAGAAAACTAGGTAGCCGAGTCAAGTAAACACGTGAGACTGACCGAGTCAACTCAGCAAAGATTCTAAAATTCTTGAGAAACGTGTGAGTGAGTATGGTGGGACAAATGAAGAGGTACCAGTCATCTCTTGTCCTTGTATTTATCTAACTTTATTTTCCCCGCCGTGTCAGTCTTTAAGTGGGTCCCTCATTCCCAGCCACTCAGCTCTCACGGACGGCAAACATGTACACCCTCctttctctcgctctctctcaaGATCTCTCAAATactggtttttctttctttgtaccAATTATAGCATAATCATTTTCACCCTCATCAGTGACTGGGTTGGCTGTAAAGGCAACTGACTTTCAACCTTTTCAAATCAACTTGGGATACGATCTTTAAACACACTAAATTCTTGTctctttttcttacttttcttttgaTCCTTTTCTCTTCTTAAAATAATACAAAGTTTGTGATCTTGTATGTGTAGATATCATATAGCCCACCCCCCGAAAAGAACTCTTGCAACATCGTGTGCACACACATTTATTACCATATAAGCTTTGCTACTTACTTAATTAAACATCCAAACTGttcattctttttttatatacatacatatatatatatatatatatatattatgagtgGTGGTCCAGCTGGGTCTAAGTCTGACTGTCTTTGAGACGAGCTAGCGGTGAAAGAtaaggagggagggagagaggagAAATATTCTCTCTTGCTAGCTTTCTTTTGGAGTTTTCTTCTGGGCTTTCAAGTGAGTTTAAGAATAAATTTTAAGTTAGCCAATATAGTATATTGAGATCCAGAGAGATAGTTTctgaagaataagaaaatcTCTTTGAGAGTTATTAGGTTTGTTTGAATCCTGTCTCTGGGGTgaagcttttgtttttttcttcacttgGGTTCTGTTTCTGCTATCTTGAGTACATATATACTTGTTGTGTGGTTCAGCTGGTTTTGGACATATATCCAGCTTTAGTTTGCTCCAATTTCAGCACCAAAATGATTTCTCAAGATGGACTGATAAGCTCTCTTCCtcccacaacaacaacaatcagaGGGTTTGTTCAAGAACCAACTCTAATttcaaaccctaaccctaaccctacttCAATCCCAGCTAAGCGAAAGAGATTGCCAGGCACACCAGGCAAGCATATACAtagatatgtacatatatatacgcATCCCTATCTACATATCTAAAACTATTTgaattatttcttttgatttctttgcAGATCCAGATGCTGAAGTTATCGCTTTATCCCCAAAGTCTCTCATGGCGTCTGACCGATTCCTATGTGAAATCTGCAACAAGCGGTTCCAGAGGGACCAGAATTTGCAGCTTCACAGAAGAGCGCACAATCTTCCGTGGAAGCTGaagcaaagaacaaacaaagaagTCAAGAAGAAGGTCTATATATGCCCTGAAAAGACTTGCATCCACCACGATCCATCTAGAGCTCTTGGCGATCTAACCGGAATCAAGAAGCACTTCAGCAGGAAACACGGAGAGAAAAAGTGGAAGTGCGACAAGTGTTCGAAGAAATACGCAGTTCAGTCCGACTGGAAGGCCCATAGTAAGATCTGCGGCACTAGAGAGTATCGATGTGACTGTGGCACAATCTTCTCCAGGTACTTATAATATCCCCTCCATATTTATGTTTGTCTGTAGAATATCATTAAATGTTCATGGAGACGAGACCTTTTATATATTGAGTTTATGAGGATCGTGACTTGTGCACGCGTTAATTATGGAACTGCAGGAAGGATAGTTTTATAACTCATAGAGCCTTCTGTGACGCTTTAGCAGAAGAAAGTTCGAGATACACTACAATTCAAACTGCTGTGAATCcaaatttgaaaaatgagttgTTGAGTGAAACAATCAATTATCCTCAAGCCAGTTCAATCTCTCAATTTTCCGCTTTTCGACCAGATTTTGGTGGCTCGGAATTGCAATTATGGCTCGATCATGCAAATTCAGTTGGGGTTGCTGGTCATTCTAATGGTTACTTGACTGCTCCGACTGCGACAAGCTTGCCTGAAATCGTACTTAGTCCTATGTTTGGATCCTCTTCACAAATGCAGTGGCTCAACAAGTACTCGTTAGATGGAGCAATATTTACCGGAGCCGATGATGTCTCGGCACCGGCATTGGCACGACGAATTACAAATTTGGaggaacaaaagaagaagaatttgtcCGAATCAATGAGTTGTTTGTATTCCAATAGTAACCAACAACAAGGCCCAGCTCACATGTCAGCCACTGCACTCTTGCAAAAAGCAGCTCAAATGGGATCCACAATAACCAAGACCAATACCACTACCGGCTTTGGACTGATGAGTGGTAGTGCATCTCTCTCAAGCTTCAACTCTCACAAccagcaaaacaaaaatcaagaaataGTGCAAAAGCTTTTCAAGCCAGCGAGCCAAGAAGATCATAGCTCAAGTTCAAGCTCATTTTTGGCCAATTCGGTCACGGGAAGGTCTACTGAAGCTGATGAGGGGAGTTTAACTAGGGATTTCCTTGGCGTTGGAGGAGAATCGAGCAGACCAT is part of the Tripterygium wilfordii isolate XIE 37 chromosome 7, ASM1340144v1, whole genome shotgun sequence genome and encodes:
- the LOC120002026 gene encoding syntaxin-71-like, yielding MTVIDILFRIDSICKKYEKYDVEKQGELNAHGDDAFGRLYAFVEAEIYSALQKSETASGEMNRAIAVAMNAEVRRTKARLMEEVPKLRKLAQKRVKGLSSEDQAIRCDLVLALPERIQAIPDGPIAAGKQSGGWATSGSHKNIKFDSPDGDFDSNFFQQSEESSQFRQEYEMRKLKQDQGLDFISEGLDTLKNLAQDMNEEMDRQVPLMDEIDTKVDKATSDLKNTNVRLKETLVQLRSSRNFCIDIILLCVLLGVASYLYNALK
- the LOC120002025 gene encoding NAC domain-containing protein 72-like is translated as MEMDMGSSTFQFPPGFRFHPSDEELIIHYLQNKVISRPLPASVIAEIDLYKYNPWDLPSKALFGEEEWYFFSPRDRKYPKGERPNRAAGSGYWKATGTDKPILTCRGSKSIGVKKALVFYIGRPPKGVKTDWIMTEYRMLDTVTKPSRFKGSMRLDEWVLCRIRQKGNMLKSTSDIQGSHNSEIVGSVPNIEHGHARPSDTDYCNDMIRDCLNKNCCVLASLLAGQPIPSMEAISGVSFQGCNNANSFPMAYGEGGKVNPPMAVSSLDYYFNPLERKPDEETSYEIINPFNKKLNSNDREEDYILWQALTDKDVNFSSIYNHSSTDRIIDYQELKELALTGTLHTSII
- the LOC120001696 gene encoding zinc finger protein BALDIBIS-like; protein product: MISQDGLISSLPPTTTTIRGFVQEPTLISNPNPNPTSIPAKRKRLPGTPDPDAEVIALSPKSLMASDRFLCEICNKRFQRDQNLQLHRRAHNLPWKLKQRTNKEVKKKVYICPEKTCIHHDPSRALGDLTGIKKHFSRKHGEKKWKCDKCSKKYAVQSDWKAHSKICGTREYRCDCGTIFSRKDSFITHRAFCDALAEESSRYTTIQTAVNPNLKNELLSETINYPQASSISQFSAFRPDFGGSELQLWLDHANSVGVAGHSNGYLTAPTATSLPEIVLSPMFGSSSQMQWLNKYSLDGAIFTGADDVSAPALARRITNLEEQKKKNLSESMSCLYSNSNQQQGPAHMSATALLQKAAQMGSTITKTNTTTGFGLMSGSASLSSFNSHNQQNKNQEIVQKLFKPASQEDHSSSSSSFLANSVTGRSTEADEGSLTRDFLGVGGESSRPFLQHELAKFVSLGSAAAMDLRRYTGQDS